A window of Plutella xylostella chromosome 19, ilPluXylo3.1, whole genome shotgun sequence contains these coding sequences:
- the LOC105388897 gene encoding cytochrome P450 4d2 produces the protein MLLTVAVVFLATLAVFWFFYSSEYRRKLALLKTEPYLPFFGHVLRLTKNGNSSVLPVLEEMWNNLGRDKYLVKLGPLDQVIITKTEDIELILSSNVLIEKNFVYKFLEPWFGNGLLILTGKKWRSHRKMLTPAFHFKILESYVEVFQEEAQLLADQLLDQGDGDIEMSHITSQRSLFALCRTAIGFDMNVNKDMSDFAASTQMIKKIMNQRVFSSWKFIDPLYQLTGEAKKLRECLNVTHSTFFTALRAKQESMKEMMELIASGKETLESITKEDDFFTKKRMTFIELLLLSRTPEGELLTDEDIKNEVKTFMSAGHETTAMAAAFIMYCLAMNPDVQKKAFQEQLEISGGDLTKPLTYKNVQDMKYMERVVKESLRLYPSVVAMGRKITEPTVLKDGTELPVGVSVLLVPYFTHRNPEVFKDPLKFDPDRFLEQVSLYSYYPFSAGSRNCIGQKLAMTMLKCWMGTVIRTVELFPPEGAHPEVIVEITINSATGVNARARRRQY, from the exons ATGTTGTTAACGGTCGCGGTTGTGTTTCTCGCTACACTTGCAGTGTTTTGGTTTTTCTATTCTTCGGAGTATCGAAGGAAGCTTGCCTTGCTGAAGACCGAACCGTATCTGCCATTCTTCGGACATGTATTGAGGCTCACCAAGAATGGGAATAGCA gtgtaTTGCCCGTTTTGGAAGAAATGTGGAACAACCTGGGTAGAGACAAATATCTAGTCAAACTAGGGCCGCTGGATCAAGTCATTATTACAAAGACAGAGGATATTGAG CTGATCCTGTCAAGCAACGTTTTGATCGAGAAAAACTTCGTCTATAAGTTTTTAGAGCCATGGTTTGGAAACGGGTTGTTAATATTAACGG GCAAGAAATGGCGCAGTCACCGCAAAATGCTGACCCCGGCTTTCCACTTCAAGATCCTGGAGTCGTACGTGGAGGTGTTCCAGGAGGAAGCTCAGCTCCTGGCAGACCAGCTGCTGGACCAGGGCGATGGTGACATAGAGATGTCGCATATAACTAGTCAGAGGAGCTTGTTTGCTTTGTGCC GAACGGCGATTGGGTTTGATAtgaatgtaaataaggatatGAGTGATTTTGCAGCAAGTACCCAAAT GATTAAGAAGATTATGAACCAAAGAGTATTTTCTTCGTGGAAGTTTATTGACCCACTTTACCAGTTGACTGGAGAGGCGAAAAAACTGAGGGAGTGTTTAAATGTGACTCACTCTACATTCTTTACC GCGCTCCGAGCGAAACAAGAATCGATGAAGGAAATGATGGAACTTATTGCCTCAGGCAAGGAAACCTTGGAAAGCATCACCAAGGAGGATGACTTCTTCACCAAGAAACGTATGACGTTCATAGAGCTGCTGCTGCTCAGCAGGACTCCGGAAGGAGAACTCCTTACTGACGAGGATATTAAAAACGAAGTCAAGACTTTTATGAGTGCC GGACATGAAACTACGGCTATGGCTGCTGCgtttattatgtattgtttGGCGATGAACCCTGATGTGCAGAAAAAAGCTTTCCAAGAACAACTCGAAATTAGTGGAGGAGATCTGACTAAGCCTTTGACATATAAAAATGTGCAA GATATGAAATACATGGAAAGAGTTGTGAAGGAATCTTTACGGCTCTACCCCTCTGTCGTCGCAATGGGTAGGAAGATAACTGAACCCACTGTTTTGAAAG ATGGCACCGAGCTCCCCGTAGGTGTTTCAGTCCTATTAGTTCCATACTTTACGCATCGAAACCCCGAAGTGTTCAAAGACCCCCTTAAGTTTGATCCAGACAGGTTTTTGGAACAAGTCAGTCTCTACAGCTATTATCCTTTCAGTGCTGGCTCCAGAAACTGCATTG gaCAAAAATTGGCTATGACAATGCTTAAATGTTGGATGGGGACTGTAATAAGGACAGTGGAGTTATTTCCACCTGAAGGAGCACACCCAGAAGTTATCGTTGAGATCACAATCAATTCTGCAACCGGTGTCAATGCTAGAGCCAGACGGCGGCAATATTAA
- the LOC105388898 gene encoding 2-amino-3-ketobutyrate coenzyme A ligase, mitochondrial — translation MALRSLLLRSGCSINAGQTRSLHGRQDTAGVARLREVLEDRLQEIRKAKTWKHERVLTSPQDTKVTVHGAKGEFLNFCANNYLGLSNHPEVVEAAREGLKQYGAGLSSVRFICGTQTIHKDLEQRLSKFHGREDAILYGSCFDANAGLFESMLTPEDAVFSDALNHASIIDGIRLCKAQKFRYPHRDLKELEHLLAHSDARLKLIVTDGVFSMDGTVAPLEGLRGLADKYRALLAVDDSHATGFFGETGRGTEEYCGVPGAADIICSTLGKAVSGAAGGYTTGPKELVSLLRNVSRPYLFSNAPPPPVVAASLKSLELVENSGTLRERLRENTTLFRSGLTEAGLTVAGDGHPICPVMVGEAPAAVELAAKMLERGIYVVAFSFPVVPRGAARVRVQISAAHSKEDVHKAVTAFAEVARDIGIVKK, via the exons ATGGCGCTGCGATCGCTACTTCTTCGTTCAG GGTGCTCTATAAACGCTGGTCAGACCCGGTCGCTACACGGGCGACAGGACACAGCTGGAGTGGCGCGGCTCAGAGAGGTGCTGGAGGATCGCCTGCAAGAGATCCGCAAGGCCAAGACCTGGAAACACGAGCGAGTGTTGACCTCGCCACAGGACACCAAA GTGACAGTCCATGGCGCAAAAGGAGAATTTTTGAATTTCTGCGCTAACAACTATTTAGGTCTTTCG AATCACCCTGAAGTAGTGGAGGCGGCGCGCGAAGGTCTGAAACAATATGGCGCCGGCCTCAGCTCCGTGCGGTTCATCTGCGGAACACAAACCATACACAAG GACCTCGAGCAGCGCCTCTCCAAGTTCCACGGTCGCGAGGACGCGATCCTGTACGGGTCGTGCTTCGACGCCAATGCCGGCCTCTTCGAGTCGATGCTGACGCCCGAAGACGCCGTGTTCTCCGACGCGCTCAACCACGCGTCCATCATCGACGGCATCCGACTGTGCAAGGCGCAGAAGTTCCGGTACCCGCATCGGGATTTAAAGG AACTCGAGCACCTGCTAGCCCACAGCGACGCACGGCTCAAACTTATCGTGACCGATGGAGTATTCTCTATGGACGGCACGGTGGCCCCGCTGGAGGGGCTCCGCGGCCTGGCCGACAAGTACCGCGCGCTGCTGGCCGTGGACGACAGCCACGCCACCGGCTTCTTCGGAGAGACTGGGCG AGGCACAGAAGAATACTGTGGCGTGCCCGGTGCAGCGGACATCATCTGCTCGACCCTCGGCAAGGCGGTGAGCGGCGCGGCCGGCGGGTACACTACTGGGCCTAAAGAACTGGTGTCTCTGCTGAGGAATGTGTCTCGCCCTTATCTGTTCTCTAACGCGCCGCCCCCACCCGTGGTGGCTGCTTCTTTGAAG TCCCTAGAGCTGGTCGAGAACAGCGGCACCCTACGCGAGAGACTCCGTGAGAACACTACATTGTTCCGCAGTGGACTGACCGAGGCAGGCTTGACCGTAGCCGGGGACGGGCATCCGATATGCCCCGTCATGGTGGGTGAGGCGCCTGCAGCCGTGGAACTCGCGGCGAAGATGCTCG AGCGTGGCATCTACGTGGTAGCCTTCAGTTTCCCCGTAGTTCCCCGTGGCGCCGCCAGGGTGCGTGTTCAGATCAGCGCCGCGCACTCCAAGGAAGATGTCCACAAGGCCGTCACCGCCTTCGCAGAGGTCGCCAGGGATATTGGCATTGTTAAGAAGTAG